The proteins below are encoded in one region of Bos indicus x Bos taurus breed Angus x Brahman F1 hybrid chromosome 2, Bos_hybrid_MaternalHap_v2.0, whole genome shotgun sequence:
- the MAP2 gene encoding microtubule-associated protein 2 isoform X15 has protein sequence MADDRKDEAKAPHWTSAQLTEASAQPHPPEIKDQGGAGEGLVRSANGFPYREDEEGAFGEHGSQGTYSNTKENGINGELTSTDRETAEEVSARIVQVVTAEAVAVLKGEQEKEAQPKDQPPALPLAEETANLPPSPPPSPASEQTVPVEEASKMEFHDQQELTPSPAEPLDKKEKEPETESKPGEDLKHAALVSELETTKTSPDKKDIQGTEEEKAPPTLFGHTLGASLEDTKPKTEPSLVVPDIGLPAEPTAAKEQKDWFIQMPTEAKKDEWGLVAPVSPGPLTPMKEKDVLEDIPKWEGKQFDSPMPSPFQGGSFTLPFDISKHEIVAAAASFAPALLQPDDQKSLEETGSPATAKDSSKVEEPQKDQPDKIAEAPASEAVAAPKDAHVSIVEECVPEKVSGEEKGMIKEESVQIKETPTLSEQESTLAEKEPHLKLEEKPTISDKEAMPKESEPPKLIDEETNIIQPSTEHTYSKKEEKGQEPPTDILKQDSFPVSLEQAVTDSAMTTQTLEKVMTEPTALSEKIATQELFEEKVADKDHKVEGVGVVTSAELDMPFYEDKSGMSKYFETSALKEEVTKSIQPGSDYYELSDTRESVQEAFDTVSPMHKDGDKALPEEEPQPSAPAQEAGYSTLAQSHPSDLPEEPSSPQERMFTIDPKVYGEKRDLHSKNKDDLTLSRSLGLGGRSAIEQRSMSINLPMSCLDSIALGFNFGRGHDLSPLASDILTNTSGSMDEGDDYLPATTPAVDKAPCFPTESKEEKEQAKEEKDTGEENARVETSCESPFLAKDYYKNGTVMAPDLPEMLDLAGTRSRLASVSADTDVARRKSVPSETVVEESSTGLPPVTDENHIIVKTDSQLEDLGYCVFNKYTVPLPSPVQDSENLSGESGSFYEGTDDKARRDLATDLSLIEVKLAAAGRVKDEVSAEKEASPPISGDKSGLSREFDQEKKASDKLDTVLEKSEEHADSKEHAKETEEAGDEVETLGLGVTQEQASARELTVAKDASPVMAEKAEKGLSSVPEVAEVEPSKKAEPELDLAVKKAEQGQLDIKISDFGQMASGLHVDAGEAAELKLEATQDLAPSSTAPPEVDAFMGVESSHLKDGTKVSETEVKEKVAKPDLVHQEAVDKEESYESSGEHESLTMESLKADEGKKETSPESSLIQDEIAIKLSVEIPCAPVVSEADVAADERADVQMEFIQPPKEESQETPDISITPSDVTEPLPEAARAEPAEAQSEEEEIEAQGEYDKLLFRSDTLQITDLGAPGVREEFVETCPGEHKGVIESVVTIEDDFITVVQTTTDEGESGSHSVRFAALEQPEVERRPSPHAEEELEVEEAAEAQAEPKDGSPEAPASPEREEVGLSEYKTETYEDYKDETTIDDSIMDADSLWVDTQDDDRSIMTEQLETIPKEEKAEKEARRSSLEKHRKEKPFKTGRGRISTPERKIAKKEPSTVSRDEVRRKKAVYKKAELAKKTEVQAHSPSRKFILKPAIKYTRPTHLSCVKRKTTAAGAESAQAPSVFKQAKDKVSNSTLSKIPALQGSTKSPRCSSACPSATKRATFSDSLFIQPTSAGSTDRLPYSESGNKDGVTKSPEKRSSLPRPSSILPPRRGVSGDRDENSFSLNSSISSARRTTRSEPIRRAGKSGTSTPTTPGSTAITPGTPPSYSSRTPGTPGTPSYPRTPHTPGTPKSAILVPSEKKVAIIRTPPKSPATPKQLRLINQPLPDLKNVKSKIGSTDNIKYQPKGGQVRILNKKIDFSKVQSRCGSKDNIKHSAGGGNVQIVTKKIDLSHVTSKCGSLKNIRHRPGGGRVKIESVKLDFKEKAQAKVGSLDNAHHVPGGGNVKIDSQKLNFREHAKARVDHGAEIITQSPGRSSVASPRRLSNVSSSGSINLLESPQLATLAEDVTAALAKQGL, from the exons CCTCGAAGATGGAGTTTCATGATCAACAAGAATTGACTCCCTCTCCAGCCGAGCCACTagacaagaaggaaaaggaaccagagacagaaagtaagccTGGTGAAGACCTTAAGCATGCTGCCTTAGTTTCTGAGCTGGAAACAACTAAAACTTCCCCTGATAAAAAGGACATACAAggcacagaagaagaaaaagcaccTCCCACTCTGTTTGGGCACACTCTTGGTGCCAGCCTAGAAGATACGAAACCCAAGACAGAACCAAGCCTAGTGGTACCTGATATTGGCCTTCCTGCAGAGCCCACAGCTGCAAAAGAGCAGAAGGACTGGTTCATCCAAATGCCAACGGAAGCCAAAAAGGACGAGTGGGGTTTAGTTGCTCCTGTATCTCCTGGCCCTCTAACACCCATGAAGGAAAAAGATGTACTTGAGGATATCCCAAAATGGGAAGGGAAACAATTTGATTCTCCCATGCCGAGTCCCTTTCAGGGTGGAAGCTTCACTCTTCCTTTTGACATCTCAAAGCATGAAATAgttgcagcagcagcatcctttgcTCCCGCCCTGTTACAGCCAGATGACCAAAAATCTCTGGAAGAAACTGGTAGCCCAGCAACTGCCAAAGATAGTTCTAAAGTTGAAGAGCCCCAGAAGGATCAACCTGACAAAATAGCAGAAGCACCAGCCTCAGAGGCAGTTGCTGCACCCAAAGATGCTCACGTTTCAATTGTGGAAGAGTGTGTCCCAGAGAAAGTttcaggagaagagaaagggatgataaAGGAAGAGAGTGTGCAGATAAAAGAGACTCCCACCCTCAGCGAACAGGAATCTACACTTGCTGAAAAGGAACCTCACCTAAAGCTTGAAGAAAAACCAACCATTTCTGACAAAGAAGCCATGCCAAAAGAGAGTGAACCCCCAAAAttgatagatgaagaaacaaatataATTCAACCTTCCACCGAACACACTTActccaaaaaagaagagaagggccAGGAGCCTCCCACAGATATATTAAAACAGGACTCATTCCCTGTAAGTTTGGAGCAAGCAGTTACTGATTCAGCCATGACCACTCAGACCCTGGAAAAAGTCATGACTGAACCAACTGCACTAAGTGAAAAGATTGCCACCCAGGAGCTCTTTGAAGAAAAAGTTGCTGACAAAGATCATAAGGTAGAAGGAGTTGGAGTTGTAACATCAGCTGAACTTGACATGCCATTTTATGAAGACAAGTCAGGAATGTCCAAGTACTTTGAAACATCCGCCTTGAAAGAAGAAGTGACCAAAAGCATCCAGCCAGGCAGTGATTACTATGAACTAAGTGACACAAGAGAAAGTGTCCAAGAGGCTTTTGATACTGTGTCTCCCATGCATAAAGATGGCGACAAGGCACTTCCAGAAGAAGAACCCCAGCCCAGTGCTCCGGCACAAGAAGCAGGGTATAGCACTCTCGCACAGAGTCATCCATCTGACTTACCAGAAGAACCCAGTTCTCCCCAAGAAAGAATGTTCACTATTGATCCAAAAGTGTATGGAGAGAAAAGGGATCTCCACAGTAAGAATAAGGATGATCTGACACTAAGCAGGAGTTTAGGACTTGGTGGTAGGTCTGCAATAGAACAAAGAAGCATGTCCATCAATTTGCCCATGTCTTGCCTGGATTCCATAGCCCTTGGGTTTAACTTCGGTCGAGGGCATGATCTTTCCCCCCTGGCTTCTGACATTCTAACCAATACTAGTGGAAGTATGGATGAAGGAGATGATTACCTTCCAGCCACAACACCTGCCGTGGACAAAGCCCCTTGCTTCCCAAccgaaagcaaagaagaaaaagaacaggcaaaggaagaaaaagatactGGAGAGGAAAATGCCCGAGTCGAGACATCATGTGAGTCGCCTTTCCTAGCCAAAGATTATTACAAAAATGGTACTGTCATGGCTCCTGACTTGCCTGAAATGCTAGACCTGGCAGGCACACGGTCAAGGTTAGCTTCCGTGAGTGCAGACACGGATGTTGCCAGGAGAAAATCAGTCCCATCAGAGACTGTGGTGGAGGAGAGTAGCACTGGCTTGCCCCCTGTCACTGATGAAAACCACATCATCGTTAAAACTGACAGTCAACTCGAAGACCTGGGCTACTGTGTGTTCAATAAATACACAGTCCCCCTCCCGTCACCTGTTCAAGACAGTGAGAATTTATCTGGGGAGAGTGGTTCCTTTTATGAAGGCACTGATGATAAAGCACGAAGAGATTTGGCCACCGATCTTTCATTAATTGAAGTCAAGCTGGCAGCTGCCGGAAGAGTAAAAGATGAAGTCAGTGCTGAGAAGGAAGCATCCCCACCTATCTCTGGTGACAAATCAGGACTGAGTAGGGAGTTTGATCAGGAGAAGAAAGCCAGTGATAAGCTGGATACTGTCCTAGAGAAAAGTGAAGAACATGCTGATTCAAAAGAGCACGCCAAGgaaacagaagaggctggtgatGAAGTTGAAACTCTTGGATTAGGAGTGACCCAGGAGCAAGCTTCAGCCAGAGAACTGACAGTTGCTAAAGATGCATCACCTGTCATGGctgagaaagcagagaaaggTCTTAGTTCAGTGCCAGAGGTAGCTGAGGTAGAACCGTCCAAAAAAGCTGAACCAGAACTGGAtttggctgtgaagaaagctgaacaaggTCAGTTAGATATTAAAATCAGTGACTTTGGACAGATGGCCTCAGGGCTACACGTAGATGCTGGAGAGGCAGCAGAGCTTAAACTTGAGGCTACCCAGGACCTCGCCCCCTCATCCACAGCCCCTCCGGAGGTAGATGCATTTATGGGTGTTGAGTCCAGCCACTTGAAAGACGGCACCAAAGTTAGTGAAACAGAAGTCAAGGAGAAGGTGGCTAAGCCTGACTTGGTGCACCAGGAGGCTGTGGACAAGGAAGAATCCTATGAGTCCAGCGGTGAGCATGAAAGCCTCACCATGGAGTCCTTGAAAGCCGATGAGGGCAAGAAGGAAACTTCCCCAGAATCTTCTCTAATTCAAGACGAGATTGCCATCAAATTGTCTGTGGAAATACCCTGTGCACCCGTTGTTTCAGAGGCTGATGTAGCCGCAGATGAGAGAGCTGATGTCCAGATGGAATTTATTCAGCCACCAAAAGAAGAAAGCCAAGAGACCCCGGATATTTCCATCACACCCTCTGATGTTACCGAGCCGTTGCCTGAAGCTGCCAGAGCTGAACCAGCGGAGGCTCAGAGCGAGGAAGAAGAGATCGAAGCCCAGGGAGAATATGACAAGTTGCTCTTCCGCTCAGACACCCTTCAGATTACCGACCTGGGTGCCCCAGGCGTCAGGGAGGAGTTTGTGGAGACCTGTCCTGGTGAGCACAAAGGAGTGATTGAGTCTGTCGTAACCATCGAGGACGACTTCATCACCGTCGTGCAAACCACAACTGATGAAGGGGAATCAGGGTCCCACAGTGTGCGTTTTGCAGCCCTCGAGCAGCCCGAGGTGGAAAGGAGACCGTCACCCCATGCTGAAGAAGAACTTGAAGTAGAAGAGGCAGCTGAAGCCCAGGCTGAACCCAAGGACGGTTCCCCAGAGGCTCCGGCTTCCCCTGAGAGAGAAGAGGTTGGACTCTCAGAATATAAGACAGAAACCTATGAGGATTACAAAGATGAAACCACCATTGATGACTCCATCATGGATGCTGACAGCCTCTGGGTGGACACTCAAG ATGATGATAGAAGCATCATGACAGAACAGTTAGAAACTATCCCTAAAGAGGAGAAAGCTGAAAAGGAAGCTCGGAGATCATCTCTTGAGaaacatagaaaagaaaagcCTTTTAAAACCGGGAGAGGCAGAATTTCCACTCCTGAAAGAAAAATAGCTAAAAAGGAACCTAGCACAGTCTCCAGAGATgaagtgagaaggaaaaaag CAGTTTATAAGAAGGCTGAACTTGCTAAAAAAACAGAAGTTCAGGCCCACTCTCCCTCcaggaaattcattttaaaacctGCTATCAAATATACTAGACCAACTCATCTCTCCTGTGTTAAGCGGAAAACGACAG CAGCAGGTGCTGAATCAGCTCAGGCTCCCAGTGTATTTAAACAGGCAAAGGACAAAGTCTCT AATTCTACCTTGTCAAAGATTCCTGCCTTACAGGGTAGCACAAAGTCCCCAAGATGCAGCTCAGCCTGCCCTAGCGCGACTAAAAGGGCTACATTTTCTGACAGTTTATTCATACAGCCCACCTCAGCGGGCTCCACAGACCGCTTACCATACTCAGAATCAGGGAACAAG GATGGAGTTACCAAGAGCCCAGAGAAGCGCTCTTCTCTGCCGAGACCTTCCTCCATCCTTCCTCCTCGCCGAGGTGTCTCAGGAGACAGAGATGAGAACTCCTTCTCTCTCAACAGTTCTATCTCTTCTGCGCGGCGGACCACTC GGTCAGAGCCAATTCGCAGAGCAGGAAAAAGTGGCACTTCCACACCCACTACCCCTGGATCAACCGCCATCACTCCTGGCACCCCACCAAGCTATTCTTCACGCACCCCGGGCACTCCTGGAACCCCCAGCTACCCCAGGACCCCTCACACACCAGGAACCCCCAAGTCGGCCATCTTGGTTCCCAGTGAGAAGAAAGTCGCCATTATACGCACGCCTCCGAAATCTCCTGCTACTCCCAAACAGCTTCGGCTTATCAACCAACCACTGCCAGACCTGAAGAATGTCAAATCCAAAATTGGATCCACAGACAACATCAAATACCAGCCTAAAGGGGGCCAG GTTAGGATTTTAAACAAGAAGATCGATTTTAGCAAGGTTCAGTCCAGATGTGGTTCCAAGGATAACATCAAACATTCTGCTGGGGGCGGAAAT GTACAGATTGTCACCAAGAAGATAGACCTAAGCCATGTGACATCCAAATGTGGCTCTCTGAAGAACATCCGCCACAGGCCAG GTGGTGGGCgtgtgaaaattgaaagtgtgaAGCTAGATTTCAAAGAAAAGGCCCAAGCTAAAGTCGGTTCGCTTGACAATGCTCACCACGTTCCCGGAGGTGGTAATGTCAAG ATTGACAGCCAAAAGTTGAACTTCAGAGAGCATGCTAAGGCCCGTGTGGACCATGGGGCTGAGATCATTACACAGTCCCCAGGCAGATCCAGCGTGGCTTCCCCCCGACGACTCAGCAACGTCTCCTCTTCTGGAAGCATCAACCTGCTTGAATCCCCCCAGCTTGCCACCCTGGCCGAGGATGTCACTGCCGCACTCGCTAAACAGGGCTTGTGA
- the MAP2 gene encoding microtubule-associated protein 2 isoform X19, protein MADDRKDEAKAPHWTSAQLTEASAQPHPPEIKDQGGAGEGLVRSANGFPYREDEEGAFGEHGSQGTYSNTKENGINGELTSTDRETAEEVSARIVQVVTAEAVAVLKGEQEKEAQPKDQPPALPLAAEETANLPPSPPPSPASEQTVPVEEASKMEFHDQQELTPSPAEPLDKKEKEPETESKPGEDLKHAALVSELETTKTSPDKKDIQGTEEEKAPPTLFGHTLGASLEDTKPKTEPSLVVPDIGLPAEPTAAKEQKDWFIQMPTEAKKDEWGLVAPVSPGPLTPMKEKDVLEDIPKWEGKQFDSPMPSPFQGGSFTLPFDISKHEIVAAAASFAPALLQPDDQKSLEETGSPATAKDSSKVEEPQKDQPDKIAEAPASEAVAAPKDAHVSIVEECVPEKVSGEEKGMIKEESVQIKETPTLSEQESTLAEKEPHLKLEEKPTISDKEAMPKESEPPKLIDEETNIIQPSTEHTYSKKEEKGQEPPTDILKQDSFPVSLEQAVTDSAMTTQTLEKVMTEPTALSEKIATQELFEEKVADKDHKVEGVGVVTSAELDMPFYEDKSGMSKYFETSALKEEVTKSIQPGSDYYELSDTRESVQEAFDTVSPMHKDGDKALPEEEPQPSAPAQEAGYSTLAQSHPSDLPEEPSSPQERMFTIDPKVYGEKRDLHSKNKDDLTLSRSLGLGGRSAIEQRSMSINLPMSCLDSIALGFNFGRGHDLSPLASDILTNTSGSMDEGDDYLPATTPAVDKAPCFPTESKEEKEQAKEEKDTGEENARVETSCESPFLAKDYYKNGTVMAPDLPEMLDLAGTRSRLASVSADTDVARRKSVPSETVVEESSTGLPPVTDENHIIVKTDSQLEDLGYCVFNKYTVPLPSPVQDSENLSGESGSFYEGTDDKARRDLATDLSLIEVKLAAAGRVKDEVSAEKEASPPISGDKSGLSREFDQEKKASDKLDTVLEKSEEHADSKEHAKETEEAGDEVETLGLGVTQEQASARELTVAKDASPVMAEKAEKGLSSVPEVAEVEPSKKAEPELDLAVKKAEQGQLDIKISDFGQMASGLHVDAGEAAELKLEATQDLAPSSTAPPEVDAFMGVESSHLKDGTKVSETEVKEKVAKPDLVHQEAVDKEESYESSGEHESLTMESLKADEGKKETSPESSLIQDEIAIKLSVEIPCAPVVSEADVAADERADVQMEFIQPPKEESQETPDISITPSDVTEPLPEAARAEPAEAQSEEEEIEAQGEYDKLLFRSDTLQITDLGAPGVREEFVETCPGEHKGVIESVVTIEDDFITVVQTTTDEGESGSHSVRFAALEQPEVERRPSPHAEEELEVEEAAEAQAEPKDGSPEAPASPEREEVGLSEYKTETYEDYKDETTIDDSIMDADSLWVDTQDDDRSIMTEQLETIPKEEKAEKEARRSSLEKHRKEKPFKTGRGRISTPERKIAKKEPSTVSRDEVRRKKAVYKKAELAKKTEVQAHSPSRKFILKPAIKYTRPTHLSCVKRKTTAAGAESAQAPSVFKQAKDKVSDGVTKSPEKRSSLPRPSSILPPRRGVSGDRDENSFSLNSSISSARRTTRSEPIRRAGKSGTSTPTTPGSTAITPGTPPSYSSRTPGTPGTPSYPRTPHTPGTPKSAILVPSEKKVAIIRTPPKSPATPKQLRLINQPLPDLKNVKSKIGSTDNIKYQPKGGQVQIVTKKIDLSHVTSKCGSLKNIRHRPGGGRVKIESVKLDFKEKAQAKVGSLDNAHHVPGGGNVKIDSQKLNFREHAKARVDHGAEIITQSPGRSSVASPRRLSNVSSSGSINLLESPQLATLAEDVTAALAKQGL, encoded by the exons CCTCGAAGATGGAGTTTCATGATCAACAAGAATTGACTCCCTCTCCAGCCGAGCCACTagacaagaaggaaaaggaaccagagacagaaagtaagccTGGTGAAGACCTTAAGCATGCTGCCTTAGTTTCTGAGCTGGAAACAACTAAAACTTCCCCTGATAAAAAGGACATACAAggcacagaagaagaaaaagcaccTCCCACTCTGTTTGGGCACACTCTTGGTGCCAGCCTAGAAGATACGAAACCCAAGACAGAACCAAGCCTAGTGGTACCTGATATTGGCCTTCCTGCAGAGCCCACAGCTGCAAAAGAGCAGAAGGACTGGTTCATCCAAATGCCAACGGAAGCCAAAAAGGACGAGTGGGGTTTAGTTGCTCCTGTATCTCCTGGCCCTCTAACACCCATGAAGGAAAAAGATGTACTTGAGGATATCCCAAAATGGGAAGGGAAACAATTTGATTCTCCCATGCCGAGTCCCTTTCAGGGTGGAAGCTTCACTCTTCCTTTTGACATCTCAAAGCATGAAATAgttgcagcagcagcatcctttgcTCCCGCCCTGTTACAGCCAGATGACCAAAAATCTCTGGAAGAAACTGGTAGCCCAGCAACTGCCAAAGATAGTTCTAAAGTTGAAGAGCCCCAGAAGGATCAACCTGACAAAATAGCAGAAGCACCAGCCTCAGAGGCAGTTGCTGCACCCAAAGATGCTCACGTTTCAATTGTGGAAGAGTGTGTCCCAGAGAAAGTttcaggagaagagaaagggatgataaAGGAAGAGAGTGTGCAGATAAAAGAGACTCCCACCCTCAGCGAACAGGAATCTACACTTGCTGAAAAGGAACCTCACCTAAAGCTTGAAGAAAAACCAACCATTTCTGACAAAGAAGCCATGCCAAAAGAGAGTGAACCCCCAAAAttgatagatgaagaaacaaatataATTCAACCTTCCACCGAACACACTTActccaaaaaagaagagaagggccAGGAGCCTCCCACAGATATATTAAAACAGGACTCATTCCCTGTAAGTTTGGAGCAAGCAGTTACTGATTCAGCCATGACCACTCAGACCCTGGAAAAAGTCATGACTGAACCAACTGCACTAAGTGAAAAGATTGCCACCCAGGAGCTCTTTGAAGAAAAAGTTGCTGACAAAGATCATAAGGTAGAAGGAGTTGGAGTTGTAACATCAGCTGAACTTGACATGCCATTTTATGAAGACAAGTCAGGAATGTCCAAGTACTTTGAAACATCCGCCTTGAAAGAAGAAGTGACCAAAAGCATCCAGCCAGGCAGTGATTACTATGAACTAAGTGACACAAGAGAAAGTGTCCAAGAGGCTTTTGATACTGTGTCTCCCATGCATAAAGATGGCGACAAGGCACTTCCAGAAGAAGAACCCCAGCCCAGTGCTCCGGCACAAGAAGCAGGGTATAGCACTCTCGCACAGAGTCATCCATCTGACTTACCAGAAGAACCCAGTTCTCCCCAAGAAAGAATGTTCACTATTGATCCAAAAGTGTATGGAGAGAAAAGGGATCTCCACAGTAAGAATAAGGATGATCTGACACTAAGCAGGAGTTTAGGACTTGGTGGTAGGTCTGCAATAGAACAAAGAAGCATGTCCATCAATTTGCCCATGTCTTGCCTGGATTCCATAGCCCTTGGGTTTAACTTCGGTCGAGGGCATGATCTTTCCCCCCTGGCTTCTGACATTCTAACCAATACTAGTGGAAGTATGGATGAAGGAGATGATTACCTTCCAGCCACAACACCTGCCGTGGACAAAGCCCCTTGCTTCCCAAccgaaagcaaagaagaaaaagaacaggcaaaggaagaaaaagatactGGAGAGGAAAATGCCCGAGTCGAGACATCATGTGAGTCGCCTTTCCTAGCCAAAGATTATTACAAAAATGGTACTGTCATGGCTCCTGACTTGCCTGAAATGCTAGACCTGGCAGGCACACGGTCAAGGTTAGCTTCCGTGAGTGCAGACACGGATGTTGCCAGGAGAAAATCAGTCCCATCAGAGACTGTGGTGGAGGAGAGTAGCACTGGCTTGCCCCCTGTCACTGATGAAAACCACATCATCGTTAAAACTGACAGTCAACTCGAAGACCTGGGCTACTGTGTGTTCAATAAATACACAGTCCCCCTCCCGTCACCTGTTCAAGACAGTGAGAATTTATCTGGGGAGAGTGGTTCCTTTTATGAAGGCACTGATGATAAAGCACGAAGAGATTTGGCCACCGATCTTTCATTAATTGAAGTCAAGCTGGCAGCTGCCGGAAGAGTAAAAGATGAAGTCAGTGCTGAGAAGGAAGCATCCCCACCTATCTCTGGTGACAAATCAGGACTGAGTAGGGAGTTTGATCAGGAGAAGAAAGCCAGTGATAAGCTGGATACTGTCCTAGAGAAAAGTGAAGAACATGCTGATTCAAAAGAGCACGCCAAGgaaacagaagaggctggtgatGAAGTTGAAACTCTTGGATTAGGAGTGACCCAGGAGCAAGCTTCAGCCAGAGAACTGACAGTTGCTAAAGATGCATCACCTGTCATGGctgagaaagcagagaaaggTCTTAGTTCAGTGCCAGAGGTAGCTGAGGTAGAACCGTCCAAAAAAGCTGAACCAGAACTGGAtttggctgtgaagaaagctgaacaaggTCAGTTAGATATTAAAATCAGTGACTTTGGACAGATGGCCTCAGGGCTACACGTAGATGCTGGAGAGGCAGCAGAGCTTAAACTTGAGGCTACCCAGGACCTCGCCCCCTCATCCACAGCCCCTCCGGAGGTAGATGCATTTATGGGTGTTGAGTCCAGCCACTTGAAAGACGGCACCAAAGTTAGTGAAACAGAAGTCAAGGAGAAGGTGGCTAAGCCTGACTTGGTGCACCAGGAGGCTGTGGACAAGGAAGAATCCTATGAGTCCAGCGGTGAGCATGAAAGCCTCACCATGGAGTCCTTGAAAGCCGATGAGGGCAAGAAGGAAACTTCCCCAGAATCTTCTCTAATTCAAGACGAGATTGCCATCAAATTGTCTGTGGAAATACCCTGTGCACCCGTTGTTTCAGAGGCTGATGTAGCCGCAGATGAGAGAGCTGATGTCCAGATGGAATTTATTCAGCCACCAAAAGAAGAAAGCCAAGAGACCCCGGATATTTCCATCACACCCTCTGATGTTACCGAGCCGTTGCCTGAAGCTGCCAGAGCTGAACCAGCGGAGGCTCAGAGCGAGGAAGAAGAGATCGAAGCCCAGGGAGAATATGACAAGTTGCTCTTCCGCTCAGACACCCTTCAGATTACCGACCTGGGTGCCCCAGGCGTCAGGGAGGAGTTTGTGGAGACCTGTCCTGGTGAGCACAAAGGAGTGATTGAGTCTGTCGTAACCATCGAGGACGACTTCATCACCGTCGTGCAAACCACAACTGATGAAGGGGAATCAGGGTCCCACAGTGTGCGTTTTGCAGCCCTCGAGCAGCCCGAGGTGGAAAGGAGACCGTCACCCCATGCTGAAGAAGAACTTGAAGTAGAAGAGGCAGCTGAAGCCCAGGCTGAACCCAAGGACGGTTCCCCAGAGGCTCCGGCTTCCCCTGAGAGAGAAGAGGTTGGACTCTCAGAATATAAGACAGAAACCTATGAGGATTACAAAGATGAAACCACCATTGATGACTCCATCATGGATGCTGACAGCCTCTGGGTGGACACTCAAG ATGATGATAGAAGCATCATGACAGAACAGTTAGAAACTATCCCTAAAGAGGAGAAAGCTGAAAAGGAAGCTCGGAGATCATCTCTTGAGaaacatagaaaagaaaagcCTTTTAAAACCGGGAGAGGCAGAATTTCCACTCCTGAAAGAAAAATAGCTAAAAAGGAACCTAGCACAGTCTCCAGAGATgaagtgagaaggaaaaaag CAGTTTATAAGAAGGCTGAACTTGCTAAAAAAACAGAAGTTCAGGCCCACTCTCCCTCcaggaaattcattttaaaacctGCTATCAAATATACTAGACCAACTCATCTCTCCTGTGTTAAGCGGAAAACGACAG CAGCAGGTGCTGAATCAGCTCAGGCTCCCAGTGTATTTAAACAGGCAAAGGACAAAGTCTCT GATGGAGTTACCAAGAGCCCAGAGAAGCGCTCTTCTCTGCCGAGACCTTCCTCCATCCTTCCTCCTCGCCGAGGTGTCTCAGGAGACAGAGATGAGAACTCCTTCTCTCTCAACAGTTCTATCTCTTCTGCGCGGCGGACCACTC GGTCAGAGCCAATTCGCAGAGCAGGAAAAAGTGGCACTTCCACACCCACTACCCCTGGATCAACCGCCATCACTCCTGGCACCCCACCAAGCTATTCTTCACGCACCCCGGGCACTCCTGGAACCCCCAGCTACCCCAGGACCCCTCACACACCAGGAACCCCCAAGTCGGCCATCTTGGTTCCCAGTGAGAAGAAAGTCGCCATTATACGCACGCCTCCGAAATCTCCTGCTACTCCCAAACAGCTTCGGCTTATCAACCAACCACTGCCAGACCTGAAGAATGTCAAATCCAAAATTGGATCCACAGACAACATCAAATACCAGCCTAAAGGGGGCCAG GTACAGATTGTCACCAAGAAGATAGACCTAAGCCATGTGACATCCAAATGTGGCTCTCTGAAGAACATCCGCCACAGGCCAG GTGGTGGGCgtgtgaaaattgaaagtgtgaAGCTAGATTTCAAAGAAAAGGCCCAAGCTAAAGTCGGTTCGCTTGACAATGCTCACCACGTTCCCGGAGGTGGTAATGTCAAG ATTGACAGCCAAAAGTTGAACTTCAGAGAGCATGCTAAGGCCCGTGTGGACCATGGGGCTGAGATCATTACACAGTCCCCAGGCAGATCCAGCGTGGCTTCCCCCCGACGACTCAGCAACGTCTCCTCTTCTGGAAGCATCAACCTGCTTGAATCCCCCCAGCTTGCCACCCTGGCCGAGGATGTCACTGCCGCACTCGCTAAACAGGGCTTGTGA